CGGGTGACCAGCACCAGGACCTCGTCGTCGGAGCCGCCCTCGAGGTGCGCGGACAGCTGCAGGGTCTTCGGGTCGCCGGCGGTCCAGTCGACGGCCGTCTGGTCGGTCCACCAGTCCACGACGAGGTCGCGGTCACCGGCGGGCACCACGTGGGTGGTCGAGCCGACGTCGAGCTCGCCCGGCGGGCGGACGGGGGTGGCGGCGGCCTCCAGGGCGGCGGCCTCGGCTGCCGCGGCGTCGACCTCGGCGGCGTCGGCCGTCGGCGTGGCGGTGGCCGTGGGGGAGGCGGTCGCGCGGGGTGTGGCCGCGGGCGTGCTGTCGGACATCGGGGGGCTCATGCTGACGTCGGGCAGCTGGCAGGCGCTGAGCGCGCCTGCGGTCAGCAGCACGACGCCGGCGCGCACCAGCACCGGGCCGAGTCGGGTCGGTCGGGTGCGACCGGCACGTGGGATCACGGGACGTCCTCTTCGGTCGCGACGCGGGTGCGTCGCTCGGAGATGAGCGACGGGGGCGACGGCGACCCCTGCTCCACCTGCGGTAGCAGGCGTTCAGTGAGCAGGGTGTGACACAGCGTGAGACGGCGTCAACGGTGCTGGAGCGACTCCAGCCTTTGGGGGGAGGTTGCCGGCCCAGGTGCACCCGCGGGCGTCACGGTGACCGCCGCCGACGGCGCCGGGCGCTCACGCCCGGTGACCGCGCCGGGCGCAGACGTGTGGCGTCAGTCCCCCGCAGGGGGCTCGACGGCGATGAGCCCGGGCAGGTTGACCACGATCGCGTCCTGGCTGCTGCGGGCGATGACGACCACGGCCTCCTCGCCGGTCGGGTTCTCCTCCCGGTGCGGCACGAAGGGCGGCACGAACACGTAGTCCCCGGGCGAGGTCTCGAGCCGGACCTCGGCGCCGTCCCGGGCGAAGACGAACACCGGGTGGCCGACCGCGACGTAGATCGAGGTCTCGGAGTCCCCGTGGTGGTGGTCCCCGGAGTTCGTGTGCGGCGCGACGTGCGTCTGGCCCATCCACAGCCGCTGTGAGCCGACGGTGCGCGCCGACACCGCCTCGCGGCGGCGCATGCCGCCGGTCTGGCCGGTGTCCTCGGACAGCTCGGTGGCCCGCACGTGCCGCAGCGGCTGGTGCCAGGGATCGGTCATCGCGGGTCTCCGGGGGCTCAGGCGGGGGTGATCTGCAGGGTCAGCGCACGGCGGCCGGCGTCGCTGCGGGCGGTGGCCAGCCGCTCGGCCGACGGGGCGCCGTACTCGGTGGTGCGCTGGCGGGCCGGGCGGCCGATCGCGGCGGCCATCGCCTCCAGCTCGGCGATGGTCTTCAGCGACCCGTTCTCGCTGCCGGCCATCCGGCTGATGGTCTCCTCCATCAGCGTCCCGCCGAGGTCGTTGGCCCCGCCCTGCAGCACGGCGTGCGTGCCGGCCTCGGCGAGCTTGACCCAGGAGGTCTGCACGTTGTCGATCCGGCCGTGCAGCAGCAGCCGGGCGACCGCGTGCACCGCCCGGTTCTCCCGCATCGTCGGGCCCGGGCGGGCGACCCCGGCCAGGTAGATGGGGGAGTTGTGGTGCACGAACGGGAGCAGCACGAACTCCCGGAACCCGCCGGTGCGGTCCTGCAGCGCGGCCAGCGTGCGCAGGTGCGCGACCCAGTGCGCGGGGGTGTCGACGTGGCCGTACATCATCGTGGAGGTCGAGGGCAGGCCCACCGAGTGGGCGGTCTCCACGATCTCCAGCCAGGTCGCGCTGGGCAGCTTGCCCTTGGTCAGCACCCAGCGGACCTCGTCGTCGAGGATCTCCGCCGCCGTCCCCGGGATCGAGTCCAGCCCGGCCTCCTTGGCCGCCAGCAGGAACTCCCGGAACGACAGCCCGGTGCGGGCGGCGCCGTTGACGATCTCCATGGGGGAGAAGGCGTGCAGGTGGATGCCCGGCTGGCGGCGCTTCACCTCCCGGGCGAGGTCGAGGTAGGCGGTGCCGGGCAGGTCGGGGTGGATCCCGCCCTGCATGCAGATCTCGGTCGCCCCGCCGGCCCAGGCCTCGTCCACCCGGTCGCCGACCTGCTCCAGGGACAGCGTGTAGGCGTCGGCGTCGGTGCGCCGCTGGGCGAACGCGCAGAACCGGCAGCCGGTGTAGCAGACGTTGGTGAAGTTGATGTTGCGGTTCACGACGTAGGTGACGTCGTCGCCGTTGACGTCCCGGCGCACGGCGTCGGCCAGCGCGGTCAGCGCCTCCAGGTCGTCGCCGTCGGCCCCGAGCAGGGTGAGGTACTCGGCGTCGGTGAGCCCGGCCGGGTCGAGCTCGGCGCGGCCCAGGGCGGCGTGCACCGCGGGGTCACCGACCCGCAGCGCGGAGGACGACCCGTCGCGGGCGGCGGTCGTGCGGTCGCGCAGCTCGGACCAGTCGCCGTAGACGGCGTCGAAGTCGCTGCGCCGGTCCCCGGTCCGCCCGGTGGTGTCGATCTCGGTGTGCAGGTCGACCCGGCCGGTCCCGCCCCAGGCCTCGTCGGGCTCCTGCCAGGGCAGCCCGACGGGCAGTCGGCCCTCCACGGCCAGCCCGTCCGGGCCGGCGAGCGCGGCGACGTGCGGGCGCACCCGCGGGTCCAGCCAGGGCTCGGGGGAGCCCACGTAGGGCGGCTGAGCAGCCAGCCGCTCGCGCAGGGTGAACCCGGCCTCGGCGGTGAGGGTGGCGAGGGTGTCGATGTGCGGCCAGGGGCGCTCGGGGTTGACGTGGTCCGGCGTCAGCGGGGAGACCCCGCCCCAGTCGTCGACCCCGGCCCGCAGCAGCAGGCCCAGCTCGGCGGGGTCGGTCAGGTTCGGCGGCGCCTGCACCCGGTGCTTGGGGCCCAGCAGCAGGCGGGTGACGGCGACCGCGGCCACGTACTCCTGCAGCGCCAGGTCCTCGGTGGCGGCCATCGCGGTCCGCCGCTTGGCCCGGAAGTTCTGCACGATCGTCTCCTGCACGTGCCCGTGCCTCTGCGCCGAGGCCCGGATCTCCAGCACCGCGTCGACCCGCTCGGCCGGGGTCTCCCCGATGCCCAGCAGGACGCCGGTGGTGAAGGGGACGGCGGAGCGGCCGGCGTCCTCCAGCACCCGCAGTCGGACGGCGGGGTCCTTGTCCGGGGAGCCGAAGTGCGGGCCGCCGGGCTCGGTGAACAACCGGGTCGCGGTGGTCTCCAGCATCATGCCCATCGAGGCCGACACCGGCTTGAGCCGCTGGACCTCCTCCCACGACAGCACCCCGGGGTTCAGGTGCGGCAGCAGGCCGGTCTCCTCCAGCACCCGGACCGCCATCGCCCGCAGGTAGCCCAGCGTGGAGTCGTAGCCGTGCTCCTCCAGCCACTGCGCCGCGACCGGCCAGCGGTCCTCCGGGCGGTCGCCGAGGGTGAACAACGCCTCCTTGCAGCCCAGCGCGGCGCCGGCCCGGGCGACGTCGAGCACCTCGTCGGGGGACAGGAACGGCGCCTTGCCCTCGGCCCGCAGCTGCCCCGGGGTGGTGACGAACGTGCAGTAGTGGCAGCGGTCGCGGCACAGGTGGGTCAGCGGGATGAACACCTTGCGGCTGTAGGTGACCACCCCGGGGCGCCCGGCCGAGGCCAGGCCGGCGTCGCGGACCCGGGAGGCGGCGGTGAGCAGCCGGTCCAGCGGCTCGCCCTCGGCCAGCCCGCGGGCGTGCAGCAGGGTCTCGGCCTCGACGGCGTCCAGGGTCGCGCCCCGTTCGGCGCGGACGACGGCGCGGCGGACGGCGGACTCGGAGAACGGGGAGTCGGTCATCGCCCCTGAAGTTAGACCTCCGGTACGACACCCGGTGTCACGAGCGGCGGAACGACCGCCCCGCACCGTCGGTCCACCGGCCGCGCAGCCGCAGCAGCGGGTCGCGGGTCTCCTCCAGCACCGGCACGCCGACCACCTCGAGGACGGCGAGGGTGTGGTCCCCGGCCGGCACGAGCTGGGCGACCCGGCAGTCCAGCGCGGTCACCGCGTCGTCCAGGACGATCCCACCGCTGTGCTCCGCGCGCTGCCACGGCACGGTCTCCAGCAGGTGCCGGGCGCTGGGCCGACCGGCGGAGGCGAACCGGCTGGCCAGGATCTCGTGCTGGACGCCGAGCACGTTCAGCGCGCACGAGCCGACGCTCTCCAGCACCTCGTGGGGGTAGCCGTCGGTGGTCAGGGCGACCGCGACCAGCGGGGGGTCCGCCGAGACGCTCATCGCCGAGGTCACCGTCGTCCCCACGTCGTCGATGTCGTCCCGCACGCACATCAGCACCACGCCGGCGGCGTACTGCCGCATCGCGGCGGCGAACTCGGACCCCTCGACCGGCATGCGGCCAGTCGACCACACCCGGAGACTGGAGCGGTGACTGCAGACCAGACCTTCGACGTGATCGTGATCGGCGCCGGCTCGACCGGTGAGAACGTGGCGGACGCCGTCGTCAAGGGCGGCCTGAGCGCCGCGATCGTGGAGAGCGAGCTCATCGGGGGCGAGTGCTCGTACTGGGCCTGCATGCCGAGCAAGGCGCTGCTGCGCGGCACCGAGGTGCTCGACGAGGCCCGCGCGGTCTCCGGTGCCGCCGCGGCCGTGACCGGTGACCAGGACGTCGCCGCCACCCTCGAGCGCCGCAACTCCTTCACCAGCAACTGGGACGACTCGAGCCAGGCCGAGTGGGTCACCGGCGCCGGCATCACCCTGGTCCGCGGCGCCGGCCGGCTCGACGGGGAGAAGACCGTCGTGGTCACGGCCGCGGACGGCACGACCACGACGCTCACCGCCCGGCACTCGGTCGCGGTGTGCACCGGCTCGGACGCCGCCGTCCCGCCGCTGGAGGGCATCGAGGACGTCGAGGTCTGGACCGCCCGCGAGGCCACCAGCGCCCAGCAGGCCCCCGGTCGGTTGGTGATCCTGGGCGGCGGGGTGGTCGGGGTGGAGATGGCCACCGCGTGGTCGGCGCTGGGCTCGCAGGTCACCCTGCTCCAGCGCGGCGGGCGGCTGCTGGCCGGGCAGGAGCCCGAGGCCGGGGAGGCCGTCGCCGAGTCGCTGCGCGGCCGCGGGGTCGACGTGCAGCTGAACACCTCGGTGTCCGCCGTGCGCAAGGACGGCGACGACGTGGTCGTGGTGACCAGCGCCGGCGAGGTGCGCGGGGACGAGTTCCTCGTCGCCGCCGGCCGGAAGGCCCGCACCGAGGACATCGGCCTGGACACCGTCGGGCTGAGCGCGGGGGAGTACCTGGACGTGGACGACACCCTGCGGGTGCGCGGGGTCGACTGGCTGTACGGCGTCGGCGACGTCAACGGCCGGCGGCTCCTCACCCACATGGGCAAGTACCAGGCCCGCCAGGCCGGCGCCGCGATCGTCGCGCGGGCGACCGGGGAGCAGGTGTCGATGGCCGACTGGTCGCCGTTCGTGGCCACCGCCGACGCCGCCGCCACCCCGCAGGTCACCTTCTCCGTCCCGCAGGTCGCCTCGGTCGGGCTCACCGCGGCGCAGGCGGAGGAGCAGGGCCTGGCGCACACCGTCGTCCGGTACGAGCTCGGGAACGTCGCCGGTTCCGCGCTGTTCGCCGACGGCTACAGCGGCAAGGCCGTCGCCGTGGTCGACACCGACCGGCAGGTGCTGGTCGGGCTGACGTTCGTGGGCC
This sequence is a window from Geodermatophilaceae bacterium NBWT11. Protein-coding genes within it:
- a CDS encoding cupin domain-containing protein, with translation MTDPWHQPLRHVRATELSEDTGQTGGMRRREAVSARTVGSQRLWMGQTHVAPHTNSGDHHHGDSETSIYVAVGHPVFVFARDGAEVRLETSPGDYVFVPPFVPHREENPTGEEAVVVIARSSQDAIVVNLPGLIAVEPPAGD
- a CDS encoding flavin reductase gives rise to the protein MPVEGSEFAAAMRQYAAGVVLMCVRDDIDDVGTTVTSAMSVSADPPLVAVALTTDGYPHEVLESVGSCALNVLGVQHEILASRFASAGRPSARHLLETVPWQRAEHSGGIVLDDAVTALDCRVAQLVPAGDHTLAVLEVVGVPVLEETRDPLLRLRGRWTDGAGRSFRRS
- a CDS encoding 7,8-didemethyl-8-hydroxy-5-deazariboflavin synthase, which translates into the protein MTDSPFSESAVRRAVVRAERGATLDAVEAETLLHARGLAEGEPLDRLLTAASRVRDAGLASAGRPGVVTYSRKVFIPLTHLCRDRCHYCTFVTTPGQLRAEGKAPFLSPDEVLDVARAGAALGCKEALFTLGDRPEDRWPVAAQWLEEHGYDSTLGYLRAMAVRVLEETGLLPHLNPGVLSWEEVQRLKPVSASMGMMLETTATRLFTEPGGPHFGSPDKDPAVRLRVLEDAGRSAVPFTTGVLLGIGETPAERVDAVLEIRASAQRHGHVQETIVQNFRAKRRTAMAATEDLALQEYVAAVAVTRLLLGPKHRVQAPPNLTDPAELGLLLRAGVDDWGGVSPLTPDHVNPERPWPHIDTLATLTAEAGFTLRERLAAQPPYVGSPEPWLDPRVRPHVAALAGPDGLAVEGRLPVGLPWQEPDEAWGGTGRVDLHTEIDTTGRTGDRRSDFDAVYGDWSELRDRTTAARDGSSSALRVGDPAVHAALGRAELDPAGLTDAEYLTLLGADGDDLEALTALADAVRRDVNGDDVTYVVNRNINFTNVCYTGCRFCAFAQRRTDADAYTLSLEQVGDRVDEAWAGGATEICMQGGIHPDLPGTAYLDLAREVKRRQPGIHLHAFSPMEIVNGAARTGLSFREFLLAAKEAGLDSIPGTAAEILDDEVRWVLTKGKLPSATWLEIVETAHSVGLPSTSTMMYGHVDTPAHWVAHLRTLAALQDRTGGFREFVLLPFVHHNSPIYLAGVARPGPTMRENRAVHAVARLLLHGRIDNVQTSWVKLAEAGTHAVLQGGANDLGGTLMEETISRMAGSENGSLKTIAELEAMAAAIGRPARQRTTEYGAPSAERLATARSDAGRRALTLQITPA
- a CDS encoding NAD(P)/FAD-dependent oxidoreductase encodes the protein MTADQTFDVIVIGAGSTGENVADAVVKGGLSAAIVESELIGGECSYWACMPSKALLRGTEVLDEARAVSGAAAAVTGDQDVAATLERRNSFTSNWDDSSQAEWVTGAGITLVRGAGRLDGEKTVVVTAADGTTTTLTARHSVAVCTGSDAAVPPLEGIEDVEVWTAREATSAQQAPGRLVILGGGVVGVEMATAWSALGSQVTLLQRGGRLLAGQEPEAGEAVAESLRGRGVDVQLNTSVSAVRKDGDDVVVVTSAGEVRGDEFLVAAGRKARTEDIGLDTVGLSAGEYLDVDDTLRVRGVDWLYGVGDVNGRRLLTHMGKYQARQAGAAIVARATGEQVSMADWSPFVATADAAATPQVTFSVPQVASVGLTAAQAEEQGLAHTVVRYELGNVAGSALFADGYSGKAVAVVDTDRQVLVGLTFVGPGVSEMLQAATIAVVGEVPISRLWHAVPAYPTMNEVWLRLLETLKG